A window of Rubidibacter lacunae KORDI 51-2 contains these coding sequences:
- a CDS encoding cell division protein SepF has protein sequence MNTVFTKLKDFVGLNEAEDYDYDYAESDGNDYAAYSEETAPAMDVEDRSSRRRLRERATSSESSRAAASVAASRSNVIGMPGVNASMFEVIVIEPRSFEKMPQVIQALRERKSVVLNLTMMDPEEAQRAVDFVAGATYAIDGHQERVGESIFLFTPNCVQVTTQTGVVHEVAPPLQRDPTRSPLAGPPTSAWASEAHSIAQ, from the coding sequence GTGAACACTGTTTTTACTAAGCTCAAGGATTTTGTGGGTCTCAATGAGGCCGAAGACTACGATTACGACTATGCCGAATCTGACGGTAACGATTACGCTGCTTATTCCGAGGAAACTGCGCCTGCTATGGATGTAGAAGACCGTTCGAGTCGTCGTCGCTTGCGCGAGCGCGCTACCAGTTCCGAGTCCAGTCGGGCTGCTGCCAGTGTTGCTGCCTCGCGCAGTAATGTCATCGGGATGCCGGGCGTTAATGCCAGCATGTTTGAAGTGATCGTGATCGAGCCGCGCTCGTTTGAAAAGATGCCGCAAGTGATTCAGGCGCTGCGCGAGCGGAAGTCCGTCGTGCTGAACCTGACGATGATGGATCCCGAGGAAGCTCAGCGCGCGGTCGACTTCGTAGCCGGAGCGACTTATGCGATCGACGGTCACCAAGAGCGCGTTGGCGAAAGCATCTTTTTGTTCACGCCGAACTGCGTTCAGGTGACGACTCAGACGGGTGTCGTTCATGAAGTTGCACCACCTCTGCAGCGCGATCCGACGCGCTCGCCTTTAGCCGGTCCGCCCACATCTGCTTGGGCTTCCGAGGCGCACTCCATCGCCCAATAA